Within the Microbacterium sp. 1S1 genome, the region TCGTCGCAGCGGAGCTCGTCGCGCGGGCCGTTCTTCCCGGGGCCGTCCGCTCGATCGTGATCGAGCAGCTCGACCTCCCTGCCGACCAGCAGCTCGACGTCGAGACCGAGGGACTCCTGCTGCCGCAGCTCGTCGCGGGCCGCCTCGACACGCTGCACCTGTCCACCGAGGCCGTCACCCTGGAGGGGATTACGGGGGCGGCGGATGTCACGGCGACGTCGGTCCCTCTGCGGGGCGGCGACCTCGGCGGCGCGGACGGCACGATCCGCATCGATCAAGATCAGTTCACGGCGCTGCTCTCCGACACGGAGCTGCCCGTGGACACGGTCGAGTTCGCCGCGCCGAACGCGACGCTCGGGGGTTCGTTCCCGGTGCTCGGCACCGCGGTGCCCGTGTCGGTGACCCTGAAGCCCGGAGCGGTCGAAGGAGACCTCGAACTCACGCCGGTGGCGGCGAGCGTCGGCGGGGTGGACATCGATCTCGACCGTGTGGGATCGTCACTCGGCTCTCTGGGTGAGGGGATCACGGAGCCCCGGCGCGTGTGCATCGCGAACCAGCTCCCGGCCGGTCTCACTCTGACCGGCCTCGAGATCGTGGGCAGCGAGGCCGTGATCGACATCGACGTCGACGGAGCGATCGTGACGGACGAATCACTCCAGGAGAAGGGCACCTGCGACCGCTGAGCGGTCCCCCCGGATCAGGGGGCCAGGCGCTTCTCCAGCCGGGCAGCGAGCTCCGACGGACGTTGCAGGGGGATGCCGTGTCCGCACCCCTCGACGACCTCGAGCGTGGAGCCGGCGTGCACGCGGCTCAGCAGCGCGGCGGAACGGCGCATGAGGGGCTTCTCTTCTGCGCCGACGAGCACCAGCGCGGTGCCGGAGTGCGCGCGCCAGGCGGGCGGGGCTGTGAAACGCAGGTTCTCCTCGACCGCGCGCAGCAGGGTCGTACGGGAGATGGTGCGCGAGGTCTCCAGGTAGCGGGGGAGGAGCTCTTCCGGGATGAACAGCTCTCGTGCCTGCAGGCGGGCGAAGCGCTCGTTCCTGGCGAGGCCGGCCGTCAGCCGGAGCAGCGCGAGCGTCGGTCCGATGGCGCGCAGCGGTTCCGCCTGGGCGCTGATCACCACAGCGTCCGCGACGAGATCGGGTCGCCGCGCCGCGAGCAGGACGGCGAGCTGGGCGCCGAGTGAGAAGCCGACCACGGTCGCCGGCCCCGTTTCCCGCTCCAGCAGCGGTGCGAGCGCTGCCACCGTCTCCTCATGAGACGTGTAGTCGGCTGTCACGCTGCGGCCGTGGCCCGGGAGATCCGGGACGATGACCCGCCGTTCGGGGTGGAGATGACCGCGCACCGGCTCCCACATCCAGCCGGCGACGCCGCCGCCGTGCAGGAAGAGGAGGGGCGGCCTGCCCGGCGGACCGAACGTCTCGTGATGCATGTCACTCCGTCTCGAAGCTCGCGGCCATGCGGCCGATCGTGTCGATGGCGCTCTCGGGCGTGCGCCGGTCGAGGGGACCCAGCGTGCGCGCGGCGCAGAGCACCCCGAGGGTGGCACTGGGCAGCGCGAGGACCAGAGCGCCGGGCTCCACGTCCGGTACGATCCGGCGCCCATCCTGCCGTGTGCGGATTCCGTCGACGACATGGTCGTGACGCGCCCGGTACCGGGCGGGTGGCCGCGCGGCGACGTGCGCGCCGAGCACTCCCGCGACGTCGAGGAACGCGGCGGTCATGAGGTCGTCGCCGAGCAGCGCCGCCGGGTCGAAGGTGCGGCCCCGGCGGTCGCCGCCAACGGCCTAGGCATCGGGCCTTCGGGCGAACCACTCGCGCAGCGCGGGGATCACGAGGTCCGGGCGGTCGCGTTGCACCCAGTGCCCGGCACCGGGAGCGACCAGGAGCTGCCCCGCCGGCAGACTCTTCGCGGCTTCCTCGATTCGCTTCAGCGACACGCCGGAATCCCGCTCACCGTGCACGAGAAGGACCGGGACGCGGATCTCGGAGAGCCGGTTCCGGTAGTCGGTGCGGAGCCGCAGCGGTCGCATCTGGTCACGCTGCCAGCCGCCGAACGTCGTGAGACCGGGGCCGGTCGCGGCCTCGGCGAGAACCGCGTCGACGAGAGCGGGGGTACGGGCATCCGGGGAGCGCACGAGAGCCTGGAGGCCGCGCGCCATCGACTTCCGGTCGCGCGCATATGCGCGTGTCATCGTGCCGAGCAGCCCGGAACGCAGGAGAAGGAAGGTCGACAGGTGGGCGATGGGGCCGAACATCCCGTCCGTCAGGCGGGGCATCAACCCATAACTGCCCAGGAGTGCTGCGGAGGTCGCGCCATCCGGACGGTCGAGGAGGTGCCCCACCACCAGCCCGCCACCCAGGGAGAGGCCCCCGATGGCGTACGACCGCAACCCGAGGGCATCGACCAGGTCGCCCACGTACTGCACCAGGTGCTCCTGCGTCAGGGCCGCACCGAGGCGCGGACTGCGCCCGTAAC harbors:
- a CDS encoding alpha/beta fold hydrolase — protein: MHHETFGPPGRPPLLFLHGGGVAGWMWEPVRGHLHPERRVIVPDLPGHGRSVTADYTSHEETVAALAPLLERETGPATVVGFSLGAQLAVLLAARRPDLVADAVVISAQAEPLRAIGPTLALLRLTAGLARNERFARLQARELFIPEELLPRYLETSRTISRTTLLRAVEENLRFTAPPAWRAHSGTALVLVGAEEKPLMRRSAALLSRVHAGSTLEVVEGCGHGIPLQRPSELAARLEKRLAP
- a CDS encoding LmeA family phospholipid-binding protein translates to MSDDNRTLPYPEPSGEHPTLVIPDSADGREPAKVARRRRWPWVVLIVVVVLALLVVAAELVARAVLPGAVRSIVIEQLDLPADQQLDVETEGLLLPQLVAGRLDTLHLSTEAVTLEGITGAADVTATSVPLRGGDLGGADGTIRIDQDQFTALLSDTELPVDTVEFAAPNATLGGSFPVLGTAVPVSVTLKPGAVEGDLELTPVAASVGGVDIDLDRVGSSLGSLGEGITEPRRVCIANQLPAGLTLTGLEIVGSEAVIDIDVDGAIVTDESLQEKGTCDR
- a CDS encoding alpha/beta fold hydrolase, with translation MSAPRRHTVAVRGADVSVVEWRPAAETQAPVLLLHGGGADSAELSWGEVGPALAAAGHRVLAPDHPGYGRSPRLGAALTQEHLVQYVGDLVDALGLRSYAIGGLSLGGGLVVGHLLDRPDGATSAALLGSYGLMPRLTDGMFGPIAHLSTFLLLRSGLLGTMTRAYARDRKSMARGLQALVRSPDARTPALVDAVLAEAATGPGLTTFGGWQRDQMRPLRLRTDYRNRLSEIRVPVLLVHGERDSGVSLKRIEEAAKSLPAGQLLVAPGAGHWVQRDRPDLVIPALREWFARRPDA